GCGCGGGTCTCGATACACCGGCGCTGCGCGCCGGCACTCGACCAGCGGGGGTGGCGTCACCCGCTGGTTGAGTAGCCGCCGCAGGCGGCGTGTCGAAACCAGCCCCGTGATGACCATGATCGTGGTGACCGTGGTCGTGCCCGTGGTGCTCGTGCCCGCTCATCACGCGCCCCGGTTCTGCTGCAGCTCGAACACGGCGAGCAGCTCGGCGACCGCCTGGTCGCGCGTCTCGCCGCCCTCGTCGAACATGTGCGACACGTGGGTGCGCAGGTGGTTCTCGACGAGCAGCTTGTTGAGGCTCCCGAGCGACTTCTGGATGGCGAGGGTCTGCGTGATGATGTCGACGCAGTAGGCCTCGTCCTCGATCATCTTCTCCACGCCCCGCAGCTGCCCCTGCAGGATGCGGGCGCGGTGGAGCGCGCGCTTCTTGATGTCGTCGATCATGACGACAGGGTATACCCCCTGGGGGTATCTGTCACGCGTACGCCAGGATGCTCCCGATGCGGATCGCGTTGCCGAACGGGTCGCGGATCGCGAAGTCGCGCCCGTAGCCCTGGATCTGCTCCGCCTCGCGCGCCACGTCAGTCCCCGAAGACCTCGTGCAGGATGCGCACGTTGTCGCCGTCGGTCTGCGCTCCCCCGCCCTCGTGTCCGTTGAAGGGGAAGACGTCGATGTGCTTCGGCCCGGCGTAGGCGTTGTAGGCGCCGAACACGGTCGAGGGCTTGCACACCTCGTCCATGAGCGCGACCGTGAACCACGCGGGCGCCGTCGCGCGGCGCGCGAAGTTGACGCCGTCGAAGTAGGCGAGCGTCTCGAGCACGGCGGATGCCTTGGTGCGGTGCTGCGCGAGGTAGCGCACGAGCTCGTGGTACGGGTCGGAGTCGTGGATCGTGACGGCCCGCGGGAAGTCGCACAGGAACGGCACCTGCGGCAGCACGGCGGTGAGCCCCTCGACGAGCCCCGCGACCGCGAGCGTGATGCCGCCGCCCTGGCTGCCGCCCGTTACGGCGATGCGGGCGGGGTCGACGACGTCGAGCGTGCGCGCCGCGTCGACGGCGCGCACGGCATCCGTGAACAGGCGGCGGTAGTAGTACGTGTCGCGGCTGTCGATGCCGCGCGTCATGACGCCGGGGATCTGCGGCCCCGTCTCGCCCGCGTCGGCAGTCGCGCCGAGCGACCACCCCGAGCCCTGGCCGCGTGTGTCGACCATGAGGTGCGCGAAGCCCGCGGCCGAGTACACGAGGTTCTCGGTCGGGAGCCCGCGACCCCCGCCGTAGCCCTGGTACTGCACGACCGTCGGCAGCGGGCCCGTCGCCCCGCGCGGCACGCGCAGCCACGCGCGGATGGGCTGGCCCGCGAACCCGGGGAACGTCACGTCCCACACGTCGACCGTGCGGAGCCCCGCATCCACCGGCACGAGCTCGGCGCCCGCGGGCGCGGCGGCGCGGCTCTCGGCGAGCGTCGCCTCCCAGAACGCGTCGAAGTCGGCGGGGTCGGTCTGGGCGCTGCGGTACTGCCGCAGCTCTGCCTCGGGCAGGTCGACGAGCATGCAAGCCCTCCTCGGATCGTCATCACCCTAACGACCGTCGGGGCATAG
The Protaetiibacter sp. SSC-01 genome window above contains:
- a CDS encoding metal-sensitive transcriptional regulator, producing the protein MIDDIKKRALHRARILQGQLRGVEKMIEDEAYCVDIITQTLAIQKSLGSLNKLLVENHLRTHVSHMFDEGGETRDQAVAELLAVFELQQNRGA
- a CDS encoding acetylxylan esterase, producing MLVDLPEAELRQYRSAQTDPADFDAFWEATLAESRAAAPAGAELVPVDAGLRTVDVWDVTFPGFAGQPIRAWLRVPRGATGPLPTVVQYQGYGGGRGLPTENLVYSAAGFAHLMVDTRGQGSGWSLGATADAGETGPQIPGVMTRGIDSRDTYYYRRLFTDAVRAVDAARTLDVVDPARIAVTGGSQGGGITLAVAGLVEGLTAVLPQVPFLCDFPRAVTIHDSDPYHELVRYLAQHRTKASAVLETLAYFDGVNFARRATAPAWFTVALMDEVCKPSTVFGAYNAYAGPKHIDVFPFNGHEGGGAQTDGDNVRILHEVFGD